In the Microplitis mediator isolate UGA2020A chromosome 5, iyMicMedi2.1, whole genome shotgun sequence genome, attttttttttataagaatttacaccaaaaatactaatattatcactatttcttgtactttaaatattttaactgttcggagatgagtgaaaatataagtttttatgtgattttttacaaacccagtaatgtatcttgccccattttttttttttttttggtgcaagatacattatttttttgtagcgatattgcatttttttggttaaacagaataaaatttctcggaacaagtactattcttttcacgcaagtttttttgtattctccgaccaaaatcacaaaagttgcttaagccaagagaaaaaatttctcgggagaaaagatcgatatggagaaggggaaagtcaccggtgctaggcagcagcagcgggagtagttcggtgctcgccacgagatcgcgcctacgatttggagtgtccctggtaagacatttatttcagaagtgttatattccaaatttcaatacgattttattcgagtactcctctgtcatttgacagaccaACAAGTATCTGTTTAGGTTGTACTATGGTATATCCCATTatacatcatgactttaatatttaatattaatgtttacttgagtaattattgatgaataaataaacggactcaatttcatagatttttcgtgaatagatTGCTAAAGGTTTTCCGCGTAAATACTCAtacaaatattcttgagtatacataatagaaactttttgaattcatgctaaaaaattcaataatttagcatATAAACCTTAATCAATACTTCAGAAATCGTCTCATACaatcttattcatttccaaaatctactcaattgtaaactttacatttttcgaaaacttataaatacttataatcacaatattacagcttctgtttcttatagattctgataatttatatgagaattttaagaaaaaaatttttttgatgcaccatctatgagaaaataattgtataagaatttttgagatttttcgtggacaaatactgatcgttttctcatagccaattttttttatgagattttataagatcttTTCCACAGGGAGGGCTGAATATTTAGTCTTTGACACTCTATTTATTTGAACCATGTCATTatctaataataattccaGTACTTCCAAGTTTTTGCGGCTTGCGGCGGCAAGTAGAGGAGGATATTCAAGATCACCATCAGGACCTTTACCACCATTAACATCTGATCCATATGCAATGAGAAGCTTCATAATTGCCACGTTCCCCATATAAGTAGCAATCCCTAGATGTTTTGTATTACCAGAAACATAAACATCAACATTAGCATTATATTCCAAAAGTAATTTCACCATTTCTTCATGGGAATGGCGGACTGCAACATGTAATAGTGTTTTCTCGCAATAATACGGAGTCGTATCATCCaacttaatattaacattaccACCGttattaagtaaatattcaacaatttttgtGTTATCTTGAAAAACCGATCTGTGCAAGGGTGTATGCCAAGGGCTGCGAAGTAATTGCCTATGAATGTCTGCTTTGAACTGCACTAAAATCTTTATTATTTCAAGATTTTCCATCGCAACAGCTATATGTAGAGGAGTACCTTTTTTCAAGTGATTTACATTGATGTCAGCTCCGTTTTGTAGCAGATAAGTGACCAATTTTTCATCGCCATTCCAAGCCGCTAAATGAAGCAAAGGTAGTTTACTTGTAGAGTGAAGATCGGTACTGATATTCTCGACAGCCCCGCGTTCTATCAAACGAAGAACATAATTGTACTTATATCGTAAACGGCtcattttaaacaattatgtataattaacGATTGTCGATTTTTAACGCGCacacttttaaataataaataaaattaacagacAACTTTTATAATAAACACGGAAAGATTAGAACCTGACTGGTGACTGTTCTGCACTCGACTCAGTACGGTGCTGGaagaaaatgaagaaaatgctcgattgtggtgcaacaccacactgattactgtgcggAATTTAGTAAATAGCACCACTTAGGATATAAAGAGCTTAATGTGCTACTTAAGCCACACAGTCAGccttaacaaataatattctcggtgcgaaaaattcaaaactcatAAATATGTGATCATaattaggggagggtggggcaggtAAATCAGTGGATTTCACTGGTTCCTTTTAAGAGAGTACGGTACCTCAGTCATGAACATGAAATTCCCACCACTTTAATTTCTGTTTCGTTCAATCTTTCCTTTCCTTGGCTTATCCAAAAGTTTAGTAAAATTATACGGCAGGCAAATTTGGAGCAACTGATAAAACGGGCCTACTTCTAGAATTCCATTCTCATAGTTGTGACAGATGGGATTCTCgaaatttttgacttttatcaaactttttcttttaaatacgAAGGGAAATAATACTTATTGTACTTTGATCTGCCCTTTCTACTTAAGTCATAAATCTCAAGTCTGTAATGAAAGTGAGACATGTTAGTCATTAGGatgcatttgaaattttacagtATAATTACTCTTAGGAAATATTGACGCATCAAAAAGGCATTGTCTTAATTGAAGCTTActgatatttgtaaataattttacaatgcATGGGGATTTAAGGACACTTATTTTGTCATCAACTCCTAATTACATCCATTATAATTACGACGGTAGGTATTTAAAAGTGGGTATAGAGAAGAAAAATTATCCCAAACCTAGAGGCTGtaactattaaattattggataGGTCAAGAAAGGGAGGGGATAACAGTAACAAATTTTAAGTGGTGGGGATTTTGTGCTGATCTCGGAAGTACCATGAAAGAATGATCTACAGACATCCTCATtcaaagtaatttttgaactcgGAAGCCTAAGTCGTGCTCTCTTACTTACAATCTTAAAATCAAAGTTGATCAATAATTTAACGATACATTTTTGCAAAGTGAACTGTTACACTAACAGTTAAGTGCCAAAGTTGATTTATTGTAAAGTTTGTGTCTTAAAGAGtgaaagttattaattacataaaattcaataaaatgatTCGCACAAATTATACGTACGAGTATGTTCATCCTTTGGTAAAATAtgggattttcaaaaatatcaacaAAGAGCTTCATTCTACAGAAAAACTACCCTTGCTTCATATAGCGGTTTTGAACTGCGATGAAAAATTGATCGACTATCTGCTATCTAAAGGAGCTGAtccgaatttaaatttttttggaccaGGTACACCTCTTCATCTCGCCGTTGCAGTGAAAAATCTTGAAATAACTAagagattattaaattttggagCAAACGTTAATGCACAATTACGTTTTAACCCATGGTTAATACCTTTACACATAGCGATTCTAGAAAATAAGTTAGAAATTGctgaatttttaatcaaaaacgGTGCTGATGTTAATTTTGTGCTGGAGGACGAGAATTCGAGCTGTCCTGGCAAAACAATTTTGAATATGGCAATTTTACAAGGTCATAAAGAAATAGTCGAATTATTGCTGAAGAATAATGCTGATCCCAATATTTTGATTCCGGATTATGGATCATCACTAGCCATTGCCGCTCGTACCAAAAATGTGGAAATTATGAAGCTCCTTCTAGAATACGGTGCAGATATTAATTATGCACCTgcggataaatttaattatttaactccTCTTAATATGGCCATCATCAAACAAGACTTGGAAGCATTGGACTTATTGTTGAATGATAACAGAATCAATATAAATCCAGTGACAAAACAATCAGTTCCAGTTCTTCATATCGGAGTTATCTTTGCAACAAATTGTTGTGTGATACAACTGCTTCTTGATGCTGGCGTCGATGTTAATGTAGAAGTGGCTACTCAAACGGTATTAGACTCAGTTATTGCCTACCGACAAAATTCAGTACGTCGACTTGTTCAagacattataaaaaaacatattgtAAAACTTCGTGCGGCTAATCTCTATGTCAGTAAAAAACTTTCGGCAGCAGTGGATAGCAAAGACTTCAATGACTTGCATAATAAGTGTATTGTAGAAATTGAGCAAATGAAGAGTTTAAATATTGGTTCAAGCAATCTTACGTTTTATCATGTGCTGCACAAATCTCGACACCAGTTGGCTGTTGgtttaaaatatatcagtGATGAAACTATTTTAGATTTAGAtactgaatttatttttcctcagTACGCCAGTATGATTAATTATCGTTTAATACGGGCATTAGAACGAAAAAAACTGTTATTTAAAGTGACCGATTTAATTGAAGAcatatttaatgaaatcaatCTTCCAAGTactttttcaagaaaaatttttgaatttctaacTTATGatgatttaagaaaattaattccttattagtattaaatatttatacgaGAGTATATTGGTAATATgtttatgatttatatttactaatttaatttaattatgtttaaaacatatatgtatattgtttgtatattaaataaacaatcatttttatgtaatgaaaacgatttatttttatttttaattttttatttgtacttTGGTAACTCTAGTGTCCTGGAAGTAGCGCATTAGGATTCCGCCTAATTATCCAACTGAGTCTCTCCTTTCAAACAAAGGTAGTGTAGGGTAAGAAcaccagtacccagcccctAACCAGTTGCCATTCggtcatatattttaacattggctcaaaatatatatatatagatagatataatttaacatgagGTGGCTGGCTACTGGCTTGGGactgggtactggtgctcttaccctatataattaatgtaaaataaatctatttctAAGTACCCTGACATTGTCAAGAAACTTCTAGCACGAGCAGCTGATTGCAGTGGGTTCGTAAATCAAATAtccagataaaaaaaaacttcctcaaataattgtcattaaataaaaaggataCGTGGGTatattcatattaaaaaagttattacagataaaaatgaaatatttatttaacatttttgcCAACGGCATCAGCAATTGACGAATAaccattcaaaataattaaatcattaagttctttttttattttctgtacaATCGGCGGCCCGTGGTAAGCATACGAAGTGTATATTTGTATCAGAGAAGCACCAGCTTGAATTTTATCAAAAGCATCTTTGCCAGAAAAAATTCCCCCGACACCGACAATTGGGATTTTCCCTTTGGTTCGTTTATACATATCAGCAATTAAGTTTGTTGATAAACCAGCGAGCGGTGCTCCACTGAGGCCTCCAGTTTCTTTTTTGTATTCACTTGACAAATTTTCACGACTTGTTGTTGTGTTAGAAAGTATAAGACCGTCGATTTTACATTTGGGTTTTTGAATAACATCCGCGACATCCTGACGTTGATTGATCGTTAGATCAGGCGCCAACTTCAAAAGTAAAGGAGGATTTGATTTGATACTTTGACGGACATCGTTTACTGTGCTCAGTagtttttccaaattttcttTGCCCTGCAGGTCTCTCAATCCTTCGGTGTTGGGACTCGAGACATTTATCACGAGGTAGTCAGCAACgtcactgaatttttttacaccctCAACGTAATCGTTAACTGGATCCgttgatgttttattttttcccaaATTAACTCCGATGATTCCAGTGaagtttaaatcatttttaagatCAACCAGACGTTTGTAAACAGCATCATGACCTTCACTATTGAACCCGTAGCGATTTATGATCGCTTTGTCTTCAGTCAATCTGAACACTCTAGGTTTAGGATTTCCTGGCTGTGGGTTCGGAGTAACAGagcctaaaaaatattaaaatttagcaataagtaaaatatttatatcctACTGATactcaaaataataacaattacctATTTCAACGAAACCAAAACCCATTTTGGTTAAACCTTTGATAGCTTCGCCTTGTTTATCAAAACCAGCGGCCATGCCAACAGGGTTGCTGAACTTTAATCCAAAAACAGTTTGTTTCAAACCCGGTGGATCTGGTGTTTTTTGTTGTGATATAAATCCAAAGTTAGCAGCAGCTACGGCCAAGTTATGAGCAACCTCAGGATCAATGAATTTAACCAAAGGCATCGCGATttcattgtaaaatttttcatttccgtGGTACAGACATGCACCAGCGAATACTGCAGTACCGCAAAGAGTAACTTTTAATAACGAACGAATTTTTTGTCGTTCGCTTAAGCGCGTTGCCATTTTTtgaatctgaaaaaaaatatcataacaCATAAagtaaacgatttttttttttatttgaaaatttgaattaaatttacttaccGGCGGAGGTTATGTCGTCAGATTGCGCAAAAAAATGTGACAAAAaattaagcaaaaaaattccactagttattactcaataattactgtacttaaaatttaaatgaataattaatatgcaaacttaaacaataataaaaaaacaaaaaacttgACAATTATTTAGCACTAGGGTGCACTTTGTCTTTGCCCAGgtgtttattttcaataaccAGAGGCCTCGTGCCGTACAAATTACTCAGAATCACTtgtcttttaataatttccaaATTCTCAAGGCCTTTATTGTAACAGTCTCGTATCAAATTATTATCTTGCAGGGTTTTATTTTCTCGGAACTCGTCTCTTACTTTTCTGAGAGCATATTCACTGGAAATAACATAATTAGACgtcagttaaataattatgtacaaagtaattgtaaaaaagtaagtaataattaattaccggTAGTTGTAGGAACtccattttttactttcacgAATCAAATTACGGTAAAGCTTCAAAACAGCTTCACGACCATAAGCCATTATATTTATCTAACATTAAACACACTTACAATATTACCcagcttttatattttatacaaaaaagttttttaataatcagatgatactttttatttgttttttactgGCTCACGTGGTCGAAAACTCGAACTGAATAAGCCACCTGGTGGGTGGCATGAAAATGACatgcatttcaaaattttacctctgaagttagctgacgtttaataattttattaaaaattataaattataagaaaaaaatatttttaaaaattcgcgcctacaatttttaaaattttcttcatgtgcatattcttattttttttctgtaattgatttgctgagaaaaaaattcaaaaatttttgattgtctactaactttaTCACAAGTTTTCTTGATTTCTTCTAGATCATCTCAAGCAAAATCCAATCTTCAAAATTGTGTCAGAAGCTCCTTAataagggaaaaaaaaattcttcattcAAAAATCCAACAGAATATTAAGCTGATGACGTGCTCGACTTTGCTCGTAAATTGTTGACAGCTGAGCTGATGAAGATGAACATTGAACAGTTATCCGCAGAACGTTTTAATTCTTACCTACTTCATATTTTATCCCATCCAATCAGCGGACAAATGAACCCCCACTTTTACtaccttttaaatttttaactccaatttctccataaaaaattcatcaccttcatatttaaattcaaaaaatttcgtaaaattttctagaattttattttaaatcgatatttaaaaaatgtctaatgataattattcaatttatttacttgacaCATTTACGCCTGCGCGTTGACATCTTAAGTAAAATTGTCTCGTATCCTTTCTCGAGACTTTTCAGTCGTTGATTGTCTTTTGAGGTAAAGTGGCCAAagtatatgaacatatatatatatatataacagcAAGTAATAATTGTCGCAAGTACGCACTTAGTATTTTATCtattgatataattttatatgtatatatactgaTATTGATAGCATTTGAATATTCTACCATAAGTCAGTCAATCAGAAGCAATGGCTGAGTTAATAGCAATTCCGTTAAAAAAGCCGTCAGATGTGGACGTGATTAAGCCACTTACCAATGTCATTAAATCTACTTACAATTCAGCAACAAATCAAAAAGATTACACTGAAGCAATCAGTGAATTCAGCAAACTAAGAAGTAATGCTCTATGGCGCGCCTTTGAAAAATACGAAAGTTCCTTGGAGGTTATTTACAAGTATGACtcatttattaatcattttaataatatatatctatatctatgtaCAATTTTCAAACTATTTACATCATCCGTCATCATACTGGATTAATTTTCATCTTTATTAATGAGACAAATGTCAcctgacattttatttttatctcaatcagattttattttaaaaaaaaatttattagattacTGGATTGATATCAAAATGAATGATATTgactatttattatataagaatgacaatgaaataaatttttatatatttaatttataatgttaCAGTTATTATGATCAACTGTGTGCTCTGGAGGGCAAAATCCCAGCCCATGAGTTGCAAATTCCATTCAAATGGAAAGATGCTTTTGATAGGACGATATTTGGTGGAAAATTAAGCCTCAGTACGTCATTAACCtccattttattattgataaattattcatggtgtaattagtaattgtttttaataattactcattttttttagccaTCAGCACACTGACATACGAGAAATTATGCGTACTGTTCAACATCGCAGCTTTGCAGAGTTCGGTCGCCGCTTCGCAGTCACTTGAAAGCGACGAAGGATTAAAATTAGCGGCTAAATTATTCCAGGTAagttactatttaaattaagcTGTTGAAAAATGAGCCGATAGGTGGTAATGGTGGTTTTGGTTCTAGCAAGCAGCGGGTatcttcaattatttaaaaggaaaTGTCATGCTTGCTATACAGCAAGAACCAACACCTGACATGAGTCCTGACACTTTGGCCGCTCTGTCAGCTTTGATGATAGCGGAAGGACAGGAAATTTTTGTCCACAAGGCTATACATGATACTATGAAGGATGGTGTCGTTGCTAAATTAGCATCCCAAGCTGAAGAGTATTATGCTGAAGCTTTGAAGTTGTTCCAGAAAGAAATATTTAGATCGTTTTGGGACAAGGAATGGGTTCCTTTGGTAAGTTTTCTGTCAACTCTTCAGCACTTCCGTACTTTTTAGTGTCTTACTTGCACTGCATTCTATAATTTGAATAGTGTCCTGCAAGCAAAATGCTCATAACGggagtgctgacgggttaaAAGCTCtaaatctataaatatttttatagattacAGGTAAACAATCAGGATATCGCGCTATGGCTGAACTGTATCAAGCTGGTGTATGCAGAAGTAAATCTGCAATCGGTGAAGAGATATGCAGACttgaagtaataaatatacttgatattaattattatttatttatatgtaatatatatttaacttatttatatatatatctgtcgACAGTATGcagttgatttatttaaagcaGCTCAACAAAGATCCAATAAGCCGACTTTATTCCAAGACTATGCGAACAAGGCTCAGCGACGCTTGACCGAAGTTAAAAAAgacaatgattttatttatcatgagCGTATTCCGGATATCAAGAGTTTGGAACCTATTGGGAAGGCCAATGTCGCTAAATTGCTGACCATGTCGCAACCTTTGAACCCAAACTTCAAAGATTTGTTTGAAGACTTAATGCCGGTGGCTGTTCATCATGCGCTGTCTTCATACGAGATCCGAAGAAACGAGTTGGTGAACACGGAGATCTCGAAACTCCGCGAAATGACACAAGTTCTGAATACCGTGTTGGCTAGTTTGAATCTACCAGCTGCGATTGAAGATACCAGTGGAACCGAAGTGCCTCAGTCTCTGCTAGACAAAGCATCCTATGTCAGACAAGCCGGAGGGATTCAAGCTCTTGAGACTGCGATGAATGAACTGCCTGATTTGCTCCAACGGAATAGAGATATTTTAGAcgaagtaatttaaattttattatttttctgttaatttattattaatattagaaattcatttatttattattgtaattttcgtGGTAATTAGGCTGAGAAAATGCTCAGAGAAGAACGCGAATCAGATGATCAGCTAAAAGAACAATTCAAAGAACGCTGGACGAGAATACCGAGTGCTAAATTAACTGAGCAGCTTACAATGAACGCTCAAAAATATCGCACGATTATCGATAACGCGATTTCTGCTGATAAAGTAAGTGACATATATAATAagtcatttatattatttttctttttaaaaaaaagacagTATGagatttttggttttatatttttagaccGTACGTGAAAAATTCGAGACACACCGTGAGGGTATGGAGACCCTGAGTCTCGACGAGAGTCAGTTGGCGTCTGCAATTCCATCTGGTTCAGCAGTTCAAGAGAGTGGAGTAGTAGCACAGCTGAGAAAATTAATGGAAGACGTTGAGACACTGAAGGCAGAGCGGGACGTTATTGAAAGCGAATTAAAATCACCGACTGCAGACATGAAGTCTACATTCCTGTCAGCTTTGGCCAAAGACGGAGCCATCGACGAGCCGAATCTATCGGTTGAACACATCGGGAAAGTTTACGGGCCGTTGACTAGCCAAGTTCGTGATAGTTCAGCGCGTCAGGAAAAATTAATCGCCGAAATTCAGTCTAATCACGCAGCATTTACTCGTGAGCAAAGTGGATCGGGAAGTTCACGTGAAGCTGTACTACGTAAATTAGCAGCTGCGTATGACGCATTtaaagagctcaaaaataatttacaagaaGGAGCTAAATTTTACAATGACCTTACTCAGGTACCTTTGACCTCTTGTTTAAATTACTATTCAACTggactaattatttattcaaatatttacttttcagCTGCTTGTTGttttccaaaataaaatttccgacTTTTGCTTCGCTCGCAAAACCGAGAAAGAAGAATTATTGAAGGATTTAACGACAAATTTAAGTCACACTGGTCCAGCTGCTACACCTGCGATTCCTTCTCACCATGGAGGTAATTATTAGCAGCAGACCaaagatacatttttttcagagattaattttatacttttattattatttacatttatttaataacaaaataaaaatacgtttCACATAAAGCCGGCTCTGGAACAAGTTCAGCTCCATCTGACAGCGGCTCTGCTCCGTTGCCCTATCCGACACAATACCAAGGAGGAAT is a window encoding:
- the LOC130667373 gene encoding ankyrin-1-like yields the protein MSRLRYKYNYVLRLIERGAVENISTDLHSTSKLPLLHLAAWNGDEKLVTYLLQNGADINVNHLKKGTPLHIAVAMENLEIIKILVQFKADIHRQLLRSPWHTPLHRSVFQDNTKIVEYLLNNGGNVNIKLDDTTPYYCEKTLLHVAVRHSHEEMVKLLLEYNANVDVYVSGNTKHLGIATYMGNVAIMKLLIAYGSDVNGGKGPDGDLEYPPLLAAASRKNLEVLELLLDNDMVQINRVSKTKYSALPVEKIL
- the LOC130667574 gene encoding dihydroorotate dehydrogenase (quinone), mitochondrial; translation: MATRLSERQKIRSLLKVTLCGTAVFAGACLYHGNEKFYNEIAMPLVKFIDPEVAHNLAVAAANFGFISQQKTPDPPGLKQTVFGLKFSNPVGMAAGFDKQGEAIKGLTKMGFGFVEIGSVTPNPQPGNPKPRVFRLTEDKAIINRYGFNSEGHDAVYKRLVDLKNDLNFTGIIGVNLGKNKTSTDPVNDYVEGVKKFSDVADYLVINVSSPNTEGLRDLQGKENLEKLLSTVNDVRQSIKSNPPLLLKLAPDLTINQRQDVADVIQKPKCKIDGLILSNTTTSRENLSSEYKKETGGLSGAPLAGLSTNLIADMYKRTKGKIPIVGVGGIFSGKDAFDKIQAGASLIQIYTSYAYHGPPIVQKIKKELNDLIILNGYSSIADAVGKNVK
- the LOC130667580 gene encoding LYR motif-containing protein 4, with translation MAYGREAVLKLYRNLIRESKKWSSYNYREYALRKVRDEFRENKTLQDNNLIRDCYNKGLENLEIIKRQVILSNLYGTRPLVIENKHLGKDKVHPSAK
- the LOC130667566 gene encoding programmed cell death 6-interacting protein; the protein is MAELIAIPLKKPSDVDVIKPLTNVIKSTYNSATNQKDYTEAISEFSKLRSNALWRAFEKYESSLEVIYNYYDQLCALEGKIPAHELQIPFKWKDAFDRTIFGGKLSLTISTLTYEKLCVLFNIAALQSSVAASQSLESDEGLKLAAKLFQQAAGIFNYLKGNVMLAIQQEPTPDMSPDTLAALSALMIAEGQEIFVHKAIHDTMKDGVVAKLASQAEEYYAEALKLFQKEIFRSFWDKEWVPLITGKQSGYRAMAELYQAGVCRSKSAIGEEICRLEYAVDLFKAAQQRSNKPTLFQDYANKAQRRLTEVKKDNDFIYHERIPDIKSLEPIGKANVAKLLTMSQPLNPNFKDLFEDLMPVAVHHALSSYEIRRNELVNTEISKLREMTQVLNTVLASLNLPAAIEDTSGTEVPQSLLDKASYVRQAGGIQALETAMNELPDLLQRNRDILDEAEKMLREERESDDQLKEQFKERWTRIPSAKLTEQLTMNAQKYRTIIDNAISADKTVREKFETHREGMETLSLDESQLASAIPSGSAVQESGVVAQLRKLMEDVETLKAERDVIESELKSPTADMKSTFLSALAKDGAIDEPNLSVEHIGKVYGPLTSQVRDSSARQEKLIAEIQSNHAAFTREQSGSGSSREAVLRKLAAAYDAFKELKNNLQEGAKFYNDLTQLLVVFQNKISDFCFARKTEKEELLKDLTTNLSHTGPAATPAIPSHHGAGSGTSSAPSDSGSAPLPYPTQYQGGMPIPYGASPATPYPTYVPPPMPQTYNPYATMPYPGQGAYNYPQQFPPPQQPNYSNPYATFPRYGAPPPGQNPW